One region of Mucilaginibacter sp. 14171R-50 genomic DNA includes:
- a CDS encoding AraC family transcriptional regulator yields the protein MKLYIKNMVCSRCKMVVKAELEKAGLHPTSVELGEVDLSDEPDKTAVTGLNDNLKLLGFEIIDDRKSRIIEQIKNAIVTLIHHTDEFLNLNLSEYLSTQLNYDYGYLSNLFSEVEGTTIEKYFIAQKIEKVKELMMYDELTLSQIANQLGYSSVAYLSSQFKKQTGLTPTFYRALKENKRRNIEDL from the coding sequence GTGAAACTCTACATCAAAAATATGGTGTGCAGCCGTTGCAAAATGGTTGTAAAGGCCGAACTTGAAAAAGCCGGTCTGCACCCTACATCGGTAGAATTGGGCGAAGTAGACCTGAGCGACGAGCCGGATAAAACAGCTGTAACGGGTTTGAATGATAACCTGAAGTTACTGGGTTTCGAGATCATAGACGATCGCAAAAGCCGGATCATAGAGCAAATAAAAAACGCGATAGTTACCCTGATCCACCATACTGACGAATTTTTGAACCTGAATTTGTCTGAATACCTCTCCACGCAGTTAAACTACGATTACGGATACCTCAGCAACCTGTTCTCGGAAGTGGAAGGTACCACTATCGAGAAATACTTTATCGCCCAAAAAATTGAGAAGGTTAAAGAGCTGATGATGTACGACGAACTCACCTTATCGCAAATTGCAAACCAGCTTGGTTATAGCAGCGTGGCTTATCTCTCTTCTCAATTTAAAAAACAAACCGGCCTTACGCCTACGTTTTACCGAGCTTTAAAAGAAAATAAGCGCCGCAACATCGAAGACCTGTAA
- a CDS encoding phytanoyl-CoA dioxygenase family protein, translated as MTNKPLSAQQLSDYHRDGYLIVKDFCSAAEVEKLYSTALNDDAMRKNALDLNDQSGKKTRLSLWFTPGNDVFGYLTRSQKMITPVNQLLDGDAPVCHFHSKLMQKEPRVGGAWEWHQDYGYWYKNQFMFPDQLMSVMVALTNANKENGCLQVIKGSHKLGRVNHGFAGEQVGADMVMVNNALQTMPLVYCELQPGDALLFHSNLLHRSEANLSDGPRWSVISCYSRQSNIAYNETSTSWKTPVEIVPDEAILEWDAGSLSNNDFLAKENDPALKETGWEK; from the coding sequence ATGACAAATAAACCGTTATCCGCGCAGCAACTAAGCGATTATCACCGCGATGGCTACCTCATAGTGAAGGACTTTTGTTCGGCTGCCGAGGTCGAAAAGCTATACAGCACCGCGCTAAATGACGATGCCATGCGCAAGAACGCGCTCGACCTGAATGACCAGAGCGGCAAAAAAACACGCTTATCGCTATGGTTTACACCGGGTAATGATGTGTTTGGCTATTTAACCCGAAGCCAAAAGATGATAACACCCGTTAACCAGCTGCTGGATGGCGATGCACCGGTTTGCCATTTCCATTCAAAGCTGATGCAGAAGGAGCCGAGGGTAGGCGGGGCCTGGGAGTGGCACCAGGATTATGGCTACTGGTACAAGAACCAGTTTATGTTTCCGGACCAGTTGATGAGCGTCATGGTAGCGCTTACCAACGCAAATAAAGAGAATGGCTGCCTGCAGGTAATAAAAGGGTCGCACAAGTTAGGGCGGGTAAACCACGGTTTTGCCGGTGAGCAGGTAGGGGCCGATATGGTAATGGTAAACAACGCCCTGCAAACTATGCCACTGGTGTATTGCGAACTGCAACCCGGCGATGCCCTGCTGTTCCATAGCAACCTGTTGCACCGGTCAGAAGCTAACTTATCTGACGGGCCTCGCTGGTCTGTTATATCGTGCTACTCGCGGCAGTCGAACATTGCTTACAATGAAACCTCCACCTCGTGGAAAACACCCGTAGAAATTGTACCCGACGAAGCCATTTTGGAATGGGATGCCGGCTCACTTTCTAACAACGATTTCCTGGCAAAAGAGAATGACCCGGCGCTTAAAGAAACAGGCTGGGAAAAGTAA
- a CDS encoding TfoX/Sxy family protein, producing MGYDEKQANRVREALIDAGDLTEKHMFGGLCFMVDDKMCICVRNANLLCRVGPDEFETALEKPGASTMKMGARTMKGYVYVEEEFLRKSEDFDYWINASLRYNKVAKKLKKT from the coding sequence ATGGGCTACGATGAAAAGCAAGCAAACCGGGTTCGCGAGGCCTTAATAGATGCCGGCGACTTAACTGAAAAGCACATGTTTGGCGGCTTGTGTTTTATGGTTGATGATAAGATGTGCATCTGCGTACGCAACGCCAACCTGCTGTGCCGGGTAGGCCCGGATGAATTTGAAACAGCCTTAGAAAAACCAGGCGCAAGCACCATGAAGATGGGCGCCCGGACTATGAAAGGTTACGTGTATGTTGAGGAAGAATTTTTGCGAAAAAGTGAAGACTTTGATTACTGGATAAACGCTTCGCTGAGATATAATAAAGTAGCAAAAAAACTTAAAAAAACTTGA
- a CDS encoding GH92 family glycosyl hydrolase, giving the protein MRSIVRGVVIVLCMFVAFNASAQKKKKDVTQFVDPFIGTGGHGHTYPGAVAPFGMVQLSPDTRLEGWDGVSGYHYTDSLVYGFSHTHLSGTGIADLCDVLFMPTTGQPQLKNTDYRSGFKKKNEDASPGYYATKLDKYNIDVELTATTRVGVHKYDYNGAQQGNIIIDLQHRDEVLDSWIEVVNDHEIRGFRRSKSWATDQHLYFYAKFSKPFKTYGIALNDAVQPGQSKLQGKNIKMYITFDDPGTVISKVGISSVSAEGALKNLDTEMPDFDFKKILKATKFAWNEELSKIQVEGGAPPLAQQKQANSIYNPYGYRVPVPKKKQMEVPDVGKLKQIMFYTALYHCMVAPSIYNDVDGQYRGLDQKIHTATGFNYYTAFSLWDTYRAENPLLNLIDRKRTSDFIKTFLAVYEQGGLLPIWPLATTETYCMVGNHSIPVIVDAYAKGIRDFNAEEAFTAMKAAVNRNQFGLDNYRETGAVNADVEHESVSKTLDYAFDDWCIAQMAKMLNKPQDYAEYIKRAQYWKNVHNNQNGFMQARDNGGWYTPFEPTEINNNYTEGNAWQYSFLVPQDVEGLIKSLGGKAGFETKLDELFSTNAPLSGRQQDDVTGLVGQYAHGNEPSHHIAYLYNFTDAPDKTQYYVNKILREQYSAKPDGLSGNEDCGQMSAWYVMSSLGIYNIAPGQQQYQIGTPQFEKMVINLENGKKFTISNPGATVGRGNFYVQGMNLNKKPYNKLYINYEDVEKGGDFEVFTGRLANKLFMQELEKPTSKITDDLIVPNPYIISGTKTFKQSITVEIACADSLAKIYYTLDGTTPTENSTPYTKPIAIMVNTNVKAIAVKDGKSSFVDKAEFTKIRGDIKLTLINKYLPNYSAQGDETLINGIHGTANWRLGNWQGYQNKDLEAVIDMGQVKPVKQVSIGTLQDARSWIVFPPKVEYWLSDDGKNYKLAATVNTKVDVKDLTVQTQEFTAQINKKTRYIKLIAKQYGALPEWHESKGSASYIFADEITVE; this is encoded by the coding sequence ATGAGATCGATCGTTCGTGGTGTTGTTATCGTACTGTGCATGTTTGTGGCTTTTAATGCATCGGCACAAAAGAAAAAGAAGGATGTTACCCAGTTTGTCGACCCTTTTATAGGTACCGGTGGGCACGGTCATACTTATCCCGGGGCGGTTGCCCCTTTTGGGATGGTACAGTTAAGTCCGGATACCCGTTTGGAAGGCTGGGACGGCGTTTCGGGATACCATTATACCGACAGCCTGGTTTATGGTTTTTCGCACACGCATCTAAGCGGTACCGGTATAGCCGACTTGTGCGATGTATTATTTATGCCGACCACCGGCCAACCACAACTAAAAAACACTGACTATCGCTCGGGCTTTAAAAAAAAGAACGAAGACGCTTCCCCGGGCTACTACGCTACCAAACTTGATAAATACAATATAGATGTTGAACTAACAGCCACAACCCGCGTAGGTGTTCATAAATATGATTATAACGGCGCCCAGCAAGGTAATATCATCATCGACCTGCAACACCGAGACGAGGTGCTCGATTCGTGGATAGAGGTTGTTAACGACCACGAGATACGTGGTTTCCGTCGTTCAAAATCATGGGCTACAGACCAGCACCTGTACTTTTACGCCAAGTTCTCCAAGCCGTTTAAAACCTACGGCATTGCGCTGAATGATGCGGTTCAACCGGGCCAAAGCAAATTACAGGGCAAGAATATAAAAATGTACATCACTTTTGACGATCCGGGTACGGTTATTTCAAAGGTTGGTATCTCGTCAGTAAGCGCCGAGGGTGCATTGAAAAATCTGGATACCGAAATGCCCGATTTCGACTTTAAAAAGATATTAAAGGCAACAAAATTCGCCTGGAACGAGGAACTTTCAAAAATACAGGTTGAAGGGGGTGCGCCCCCCCTCGCGCAGCAAAAACAGGCCAATTCTATATATAATCCTTACGGTTATCGCGTCCCTGTGCCTAAAAAGAAACAGATGGAAGTGCCTGATGTGGGTAAGTTAAAGCAGATCATGTTTTATACTGCACTGTACCATTGCATGGTTGCGCCAAGTATTTACAATGATGTGGATGGGCAGTATCGCGGGCTGGATCAAAAGATCCACACTGCAACAGGATTTAACTACTATACAGCATTTTCGTTGTGGGATACCTACCGCGCCGAAAACCCTCTGCTAAACCTGATTGACCGTAAACGTACTTCCGACTTTATAAAAACCTTTTTGGCGGTTTATGAACAGGGCGGGCTGTTACCCATCTGGCCATTGGCAACTACCGAAACCTATTGCATGGTGGGCAACCACTCTATACCGGTTATTGTAGATGCGTATGCAAAGGGCATACGCGATTTTAACGCCGAAGAAGCCTTTACCGCCATGAAGGCCGCTGTAAACCGCAACCAGTTTGGGCTGGATAACTACCGCGAAACGGGCGCTGTAAACGCCGATGTTGAGCACGAATCTGTTTCAAAGACACTGGATTATGCTTTTGACGACTGGTGTATAGCCCAAATGGCCAAAATGCTGAACAAACCGCAGGATTACGCCGAATACATAAAGCGCGCGCAATACTGGAAAAACGTGCATAACAACCAAAACGGCTTTATGCAGGCCAGGGATAACGGCGGCTGGTATACTCCTTTTGAACCTACCGAGATCAATAACAACTACACCGAGGGCAACGCGTGGCAATACAGCTTTTTAGTGCCGCAGGATGTTGAGGGGCTGATAAAAAGCCTGGGCGGTAAGGCCGGTTTTGAAACTAAACTGGACGAACTGTTCAGCACTAACGCGCCGTTAAGCGGTCGCCAGCAGGACGATGTTACCGGTTTGGTGGGCCAGTACGCGCATGGCAACGAGCCAAGTCACCATATAGCCTACCTCTACAATTTTACCGATGCCCCGGATAAAACGCAGTATTATGTAAACAAGATATTGCGCGAACAGTACAGCGCCAAACCCGACGGATTATCCGGCAATGAGGATTGCGGACAAATGTCGGCCTGGTATGTAATGAGTTCGCTGGGGATATATAATATTGCCCCCGGGCAGCAGCAATACCAGATAGGTACACCGCAGTTCGAGAAAATGGTTATCAATCTGGAGAATGGTAAGAAATTTACCATCAGCAATCCGGGTGCTACGGTTGGTCGCGGTAATTTTTATGTGCAAGGCATGAACCTTAATAAAAAGCCGTACAACAAGTTGTACATCAACTACGAAGATGTTGAAAAAGGCGGTGATTTTGAGGTATTTACAGGCAGGCTTGCCAATAAACTGTTTATGCAGGAACTGGAGAAACCGACCTCGAAGATAACGGATGATCTGATCGTGCCTAACCCATATATCATATCGGGTACTAAAACATTTAAGCAGTCTATTACAGTTGAAATAGCCTGCGCGGACAGCCTCGCTAAGATCTATTACACGCTGGATGGTACCACCCCGACCGAAAACTCAACCCCGTACACTAAACCTATAGCCATAATGGTTAATACTAACGTTAAGGCGATAGCTGTTAAAGACGGCAAAAGCAGTTTTGTAGACAAGGCCGAGTTCACCAAAATACGCGGCGACATCAAGCTTACGCTGATCAATAAGTACCTGCCGAACTATTCAGCACAAGGGGATGAGACCCTGATAAACGGCATACACGGCACCGCTAACTGGCGCTTAGGCAACTGGCAGGGCTACCAGAATAAAGACTTGGAAGCGGTAATAGATATGGGGCAGGTGAAACCTGTTAAACAAGTGAGTATTGGTACCTTACAGGATGCACGGTCGTGGATAGTTTTTCCGCCTAAGGTGGAGTACTGGCTGTCTGACGATGGTAAAAATTACAAGCTGGCCGCAACGGTAAACACAAAGGTGGATGTAAAAGACCTTACCGTACAAACCCAGGAATTTACCGCGCAGATAAACAAAAAAACAAGGTATATAAAACTGATAGCCAAGCAGTACGGAGCTTTACCTGAATGGCACGAAAGCAAAGGCAGCGCATCATATATCTTTGCAGATGAGATAACGGTAGAATAA
- a CDS encoding heavy-metal-associated domain-containing protein, producing MTHTYNITGMTCTGCQAKVQSLLSGVPEVTGVNINLAEGKADISMSRHVDTQTLQAALAPYPKYTLTEAQHPAPVPSFSLDDEDKRSFWETYKPVLLIFGYVSLLSVLVSATFGLGWMAGMRIFMSGFFLVFSFFKMLDIAGFADSYAMYDLLAKKIRAWGYIYVFIELALGIAYAINFNPFITNIVTLVVMSVSTIGVLQSVLNKRKIKCACLGAVFNLPMSTVSIIEDALMIAMSAVMLAML from the coding sequence ATGACACATACGTATAATATAACCGGCATGACCTGCACAGGTTGCCAGGCAAAAGTACAATCATTGTTATCAGGCGTTCCGGAAGTAACCGGGGTGAATATCAACCTGGCCGAAGGCAAAGCCGACATTAGCATGAGCCGCCATGTAGACACGCAAACCCTGCAAGCGGCATTGGCACCATACCCTAAATATACCCTAACGGAAGCGCAGCACCCTGCCCCTGTACCATCATTTAGTTTGGATGATGAGGACAAGCGTTCGTTTTGGGAAACTTATAAGCCGGTGCTGCTCATATTCGGCTATGTATCGCTGCTTTCGGTGTTGGTTTCAGCTACTTTCGGCCTTGGCTGGATGGCAGGCATGCGCATATTTATGAGCGGTTTCTTCCTGGTGTTCTCGTTCTTTAAAATGCTTGATATAGCCGGTTTCGCGGATAGTTATGCCATGTATGACCTTTTAGCAAAAAAGATAAGGGCATGGGGCTACATCTATGTATTTATCGAACTGGCATTGGGTATAGCCTACGCTATAAACTTTAACCCATTTATTACCAACATTGTAACGCTTGTGGTAATGAGCGTAAGTACAATTGGTGTGCTGCAAAGCGTACTAAACAAACGCAAGATAAAATGTGCCTGCCTGGGCGCGGTTTTTAACCTTCCTATGAGCACCGTTTCCATTATTGAAGACGCTTTAATGATAGCCATGAGCGCGGTTATGCTTGCAATGCTTTAA
- a CDS encoding ABC transporter permease has translation MLKNYFKIAIAVLMRRKFFTFLSLFGISFTITILMVMTAFIDKVVNDNYPDKKRDRSLYISRMELRGKESMNSSGLSYYYIDHYISKMKTPVKVAISSGFGSTNTYVNNRKIVINYKYANAAFWEVLDFDFIEGKPFSKQQEDNAERVTVISEDMKKEYFGDDDTPAVGKYIEADDIKYRVCGVVKSLPITSYLLYADIFLPITTSKTRLDADKGYMGNYNAIVLAKTSADVPKMKKEYDGIVAKLPIPGKEWDHLYSHADSYIEGYVRTGNETRSGMVYAITAITLFALFIMLLPTLNLVNVNITRIMERSSEIGVRKAFGASSKTLVYQFLVENLILTFLGGTIGVVLSLVVMYFINQARLIANLNLGLNFTVLGYTILTCIIFGLLSGVYPAWRMSKLNVVTALKA, from the coding sequence ATGTTAAAAAATTACTTTAAAATAGCCATTGCGGTATTGATGCGCAGAAAGTTCTTTACTTTTCTGAGCCTGTTCGGCATTAGCTTTACCATAACCATTTTGATGGTTATGACCGCCTTTATTGATAAGGTGGTAAACGATAATTACCCCGATAAAAAACGCGACCGCTCGCTGTATATCAGCAGGATGGAGTTACGCGGAAAAGAATCAATGAACTCGAGCGGGTTAAGCTATTATTACATCGACCATTACATTAGTAAAATGAAAACACCTGTAAAGGTGGCTATTTCATCGGGGTTTGGTTCTACCAATACTTACGTCAATAACCGTAAGATCGTAATCAACTATAAATATGCTAACGCTGCTTTTTGGGAAGTGCTCGATTTTGATTTCATAGAGGGTAAGCCCTTCAGCAAACAGCAGGAAGATAATGCCGAACGCGTTACTGTTATATCTGAGGATATGAAGAAGGAGTATTTCGGCGACGATGATACCCCTGCGGTTGGCAAATATATCGAAGCCGATGATATCAAATACCGGGTATGCGGCGTGGTAAAAAGCCTGCCAATAACATCGTATCTGCTATATGCAGATATATTCCTGCCTATCACCACATCTAAGACCAGGCTTGATGCCGATAAAGGATATATGGGCAATTACAACGCCATAGTGCTGGCTAAAACCAGCGCGGATGTGCCTAAAATGAAAAAGGAATACGACGGAATAGTAGCTAAGCTACCTATACCGGGTAAAGAGTGGGACCATCTTTACAGCCATGCCGATTCATACATAGAAGGTTATGTGCGCACCGGCAACGAAACACGGTCCGGAATGGTTTATGCCATAACAGCTATAACCCTGTTCGCGCTGTTCATTATGCTGCTGCCCACCTTAAACCTGGTAAATGTAAATATTACCCGGATCATGGAACGTTCGTCAGAAATAGGGGTGCGTAAGGCCTTTGGGGCATCATCCAAAACACTGGTATATCAGTTTCTGGTCGAAAACCTCATCCTGACGTTCTTAGGCGGCACAATAGGCGTGGTATTATCCTTAGTGGTAATGTACTTTATTAACCAGGCCAGGCTTATAGCTAACCTTAACCTGGGTTTAAACTTTACGGTGCTGGGCTACACCATACTTACCTGTATCATTTTTGGTTTGCTGTCTGGCGTTTATCCCGCCTGGCGTATGTCAAAACTAAATGTAGTAACGGCTTTAAAGGCCTAA
- a CDS encoding ABC transporter permease, whose translation MFKHLFKMIWNKKKQNSLLIVEILLSFLVIFAVFSFALNSYNNYAKPMGFNYNHVWAISYNHTLETNNPDSVTLVYQNLLRDIKSMPLVVDAGYASSNIPFSNNHMSTGLTSNGIEVHNVNNFFMDENYLDVMGAKMLAGRWYNKADRASTTKILVINKMLKEKVFGKAEAVGKTFGDKAEDKRKIIGVIDDIKTDGDYQSPTYGLYNLQDTAAYKWMGKILVKVAPQADAAFEGKLYKLMAGRLKKSNIEIEHLDNKLVAYNKFTLVPLIILSIVAAFLIINVALGIFGVLWYNINKRRGEIGLRRAVGAPGSSVSAQLVSEAIILATLSLIIGAFFAIQFPLLNVFDLPAGVYLVAMLLAVIFIYLLVLICSLYPGKQASAILPAVALHEE comes from the coding sequence ATGTTCAAGCATTTATTTAAAATGATATGGAATAAAAAAAAGCAAAACTCGCTGCTTATTGTAGAGATCCTGCTATCGTTCCTTGTCATATTTGCGGTGTTCAGCTTTGCGCTTAACTCGTATAATAACTACGCTAAGCCAATGGGTTTTAACTATAACCATGTTTGGGCTATTAGCTACAACCACACGCTGGAAACCAACAACCCCGATTCGGTAACTTTGGTATATCAAAACCTGCTGCGCGATATAAAATCGATGCCGCTGGTGGTTGATGCCGGTTACGCCAGTTCAAATATTCCGTTCTCCAATAACCACATGAGCACCGGCTTAACCAGCAATGGCATTGAGGTACATAACGTTAACAATTTTTTTATGGACGAAAATTACCTGGATGTAATGGGCGCTAAAATGCTTGCAGGCCGTTGGTATAACAAAGCTGATAGGGCATCCACCACGAAGATACTGGTCATCAATAAAATGCTCAAAGAAAAGGTTTTTGGCAAAGCCGAGGCTGTTGGCAAAACGTTTGGCGATAAAGCCGAAGACAAAAGAAAGATCATCGGCGTGATAGACGATATTAAAACCGACGGCGATTACCAGTCGCCAACTTATGGCCTTTATAATTTGCAGGATACAGCCGCGTACAAGTGGATGGGTAAGATACTGGTAAAGGTTGCCCCGCAGGCTGATGCGGCGTTTGAAGGAAAACTGTATAAGTTGATGGCCGGAAGGCTTAAAAAATCTAACATCGAGATAGAGCACCTGGATAATAAACTGGTAGCCTACAACAAGTTTACGCTGGTGCCGCTTATCATACTCTCAATCGTAGCAGCATTTCTTATCATCAATGTTGCCCTGGGTATTTTTGGGGTGTTATGGTATAATATTAATAAACGCCGCGGCGAGATCGGGCTGCGCAGGGCTGTTGGTGCGCCCGGCAGTTCGGTTTCGGCCCAGCTGGTGAGCGAGGCTATTATACTGGCTACCTTATCGCTTATCATCGGGGCTTTTTTCGCGATACAGTTCCCGTTGCTGAATGTATTTGACTTGCCTGCAGGCGTTTACCTGGTGGCAATGCTTTTAGCTGTAATATTTATTTACCTGCTGGTTTTAATATGTTCGTTATACCCAGGCAAACAGGCATCGGCAATTTTACCGGCAGTTGCTTTACATGAAGAATAA
- a CDS encoding PAS domain-containing sensor histidine kinase, with protein sequence MKLRTKYILFVTILHLLTLGLTFYIFDKDRVFFIISEVFIIVSLVIAINLYGQLIRPIKMLLQGIEALKDRDFNVKFLPTGKHEVDQLINVYNQMIDELRTERTQQEEQHFFLEKLIYTSPTGIIILDHDERIQQLNPKALAILGLDEKELIGNNINELQHPLFKQAKLLKAGETITVKLSGVTTYKLQKSHFIDRGFQRNFIMMEELTAEILAAEKNTYGKVIRMMAHEVNNTIGPVNSIIQSALKSGELWQHEPDSQLNNALQVAFDRNQNLNHFMRNFADLVKLPDANKKQTDLNHLLNSVIELMQIKAHERQISLVYHPTEQPVIIMADVQQMEQALINIVKNAIEAIEADGVVTFTVDARGRKLTITDTGKGISNEQSKQLFTPFYSTKRDGQGIGLTLVREIMLNHGFEFSLKTIAEGHTDFTIHF encoded by the coding sequence ATGAAGCTGAGGACTAAGTACATCCTGTTTGTTACCATATTACACCTGCTAACGCTGGGGCTTACCTTTTACATTTTTGATAAGGACAGGGTTTTCTTTATCATATCCGAGGTATTTATAATTGTATCGTTAGTAATAGCCATTAATTTATATGGACAGCTGATACGCCCTATAAAAATGCTGTTGCAGGGCATAGAGGCACTGAAGGACCGCGATTTTAATGTAAAATTTTTACCTACGGGCAAGCACGAGGTAGACCAGCTGATAAACGTATATAACCAAATGATAGACGAATTAAGAACCGAGCGCACACAACAGGAAGAACAGCACTTTTTTCTGGAGAAGCTTATCTATACGTCGCCCACCGGTATCATCATTCTGGATCACGACGAGCGTATACAACAGTTAAACCCAAAGGCGCTGGCAATATTAGGGCTTGATGAAAAAGAGCTTATAGGCAATAACATCAATGAGCTGCAGCACCCTCTGTTTAAACAGGCAAAGCTGCTTAAAGCCGGCGAAACCATAACTGTAAAGCTAAGCGGCGTAACCACTTATAAGCTTCAAAAATCGCACTTTATAGACAGGGGCTTTCAGCGGAATTTTATAATGATGGAAGAACTTACCGCCGAAATACTGGCGGCAGAGAAGAATACTTATGGCAAGGTGATACGCATGATGGCGCATGAGGTAAACAACACCATTGGCCCGGTTAATTCCATTATCCAGTCGGCATTAAAAAGCGGTGAATTATGGCAGCACGAACCCGACAGCCAGCTGAACAACGCTTTGCAGGTTGCTTTTGACAGAAACCAGAACCTTAACCACTTTATGCGAAACTTCGCCGACCTGGTGAAGCTGCCGGATGCCAATAAAAAACAAACCGACCTGAACCACCTGCTAAACTCGGTTATAGAGCTGATGCAGATAAAGGCGCATGAACGGCAGATATCGCTGGTATACCATCCCACTGAACAACCGGTCATAATTATGGCCGATGTGCAGCAGATGGAACAGGCGCTGATCAATATCGTAAAAAACGCCATCGAAGCTATTGAAGCTGATGGCGTGGTAACTTTTACGGTTGATGCCCGCGGCCGCAAATTAACCATAACCGATACAGGGAAGGGCATCAGCAACGAACAAAGCAAGCAGCTTTTTACGCCATTTTACAGCACCAAAAGAGACGGGCAGGGCATAGGGCTAACCTTGGTGCGCGAGATAATGCTTAATCACGGCTTCGAATTTTCGCTAAAGACCATAGCTGAAGGCCACACTGATTTTACCATACATTTTTAA
- a CDS encoding sigma-54 dependent transcriptional regulator — MILVIDDDIAVRTSLLLLLKSHKYEVAGAETPAEALRQVKENKPGLIILDLNFSISTSGEEGMALLAQIKKIEPAIPVILITGWGSIALAVQGMKLGANDFINKPWDNGHLLQSVKTLIDLQDKTAVNRTRKQLDKEYNFQHIIGEDPRMLQILETIGRVAGTDASILIMGESGTGKELIAEAVHQNSLRANKPFIKVNLGGISTSLFESEMFGHIRGAFTDARFDRVGRFELANKGTIFLDEIGDLDAGSQVKLLRVLQDRTYEVLGSSRTKTVDVRVVCATNKNLNQMVSSGGFREDLLYRINLITITLPSLRERPGDIPLLVNFFINNLKQIYNRPALTVSKSAMKWLQHLPLPGNIRQLKNLVERSILVSKANELDIDDFRSQLEQAPAKKGDARVPAVGTITLEEMEIEMIKKAMLYHKNKVAKAATALGLTRSALYRRLDKFEIPYDEAED, encoded by the coding sequence ATGATCCTGGTTATTGATGATGACATTGCTGTACGCACCTCGCTGCTGCTGCTGCTGAAAAGCCATAAGTATGAGGTAGCTGGCGCCGAAACCCCTGCCGAAGCGCTTCGGCAGGTCAAGGAAAACAAGCCCGGGCTCATCATCCTCGACCTTAATTTTTCGATCAGTACATCCGGCGAGGAGGGTATGGCTTTGCTGGCGCAGATCAAAAAGATAGAACCGGCAATACCCGTTATATTAATTACCGGCTGGGGCAGCATAGCCCTGGCCGTACAGGGCATGAAGTTAGGCGCCAACGATTTTATAAATAAGCCCTGGGATAACGGCCACCTGCTGCAATCGGTAAAAACGCTGATAGACTTGCAGGATAAGACCGCCGTGAACCGCACCCGCAAACAGCTGGATAAAGAATATAACTTTCAGCATATTATTGGCGAAGACCCGCGGATGCTGCAGATATTGGAAACTATTGGCCGTGTTGCCGGTACCGACGCCTCCATATTGATAATGGGCGAAAGCGGTACGGGTAAGGAGCTGATAGCCGAAGCGGTGCACCAAAACAGCCTGCGCGCCAATAAGCCTTTTATAAAGGTTAACCTGGGCGGTATTTCCACCTCACTTTTCGAGAGCGAAATGTTTGGCCATATACGCGGCGCCTTTACCGACGCGCGCTTTGACAGGGTTGGCCGTTTTGAACTGGCTAACAAGGGCACCATTTTTTTAGACGAAATAGGCGATCTGGATGCGGGCAGCCAGGTAAAATTACTGCGCGTATTGCAGGATAGGACATACGAGGTATTGGGCAGCAGCCGCACCAAAACAGTTGATGTAAGGGTGGTTTGCGCCACCAATAAAAACCTGAATCAAATGGTGAGCAGCGGCGGTTTCCGCGAGGACCTGCTGTACCGCATAAACCTGATCACTATTACGCTGCCATCGCTGCGCGAACGGCCGGGAGATATACCGCTGCTGGTTAACTTTTTTATTAACAATCTTAAACAGATATACAACCGCCCTGCGCTAACGGTATCAAAAAGCGCCATGAAGTGGCTGCAGCATCTGCCTTTGCCCGGTAACATACGCCAGTTGAAGAACCTGGTAGAACGTTCCATATTGGTAAGTAAGGCCAACGAACTGGATATTGATGATTTTAGATCGCAACTGGAACAAGCGCCCGCCAAAAAAGGCGATGCAAGGGTGCCGGCAGTAGGTACCATTACGTTAGAAGAAATGGAAATTGAGATGATAAAAAAAGCTATGCTTTATCACAAAAACAAGGTGGCTAAAGCTGCTACAGCCCTCGGCCTTACCCGCAGCGCGTTGTACCGCCGGTTAGATAAGTTTGAGATACCTTACGATGAAGCTGAGGACTAA